The Sesamum indicum cultivar Zhongzhi No. 13 linkage group LG1, S_indicum_v1.0, whole genome shotgun sequence genome includes a window with the following:
- the LOC105171251 gene encoding uncharacterized protein LOC105171251 isoform X1, which translates to MLTRVCFSLALPFPYIIIINQLQHHFTRTAKQGIVSNTMQRDREVRENSTTSGGPFVNSGDFGFRGSTFPSIFGGKDPFDDPFFTRPFGGLFGSDVYSSGAPADNLQHANRSKGPVIEELDSDAEGELEKKQENDVTDATWANKNPLVEHPEDQDNDHGKSKSKAREVSFNTNHNNVEGNRSHTRSASFQRVTYGGINGAYYTATTTRTTGSDGVTLEESKQADRTTGQATHRISRGIQDKGHSVTRKLDSDGKVNTMQTLHNLNEDELLGFEQAWRGNTDRLSHGDRFDFPGKSGKIVGGHGQLAAWGGFPDPFKELSGRHGMQSFNRSFQAQSSGDKPKKVVTINIE; encoded by the exons ATGTTAACACGTGTCTGCTTCTCTCTCGCCCTTCCTTTCCCATATATCATCATTATCAACCAACTTCAACATCATTTCACCCGAACCGCCAAACAG GGGATCGTAAGCAACACGATGCAGAGAGACAGAGAAGTTCGAGAGAATTCGACTACTTCGGGTGGTCCATTTGTTAATTCTGGTGATTTTGGTTTTCGTGGGAGCACGTTTCCAAGCATTTTTGGAGGGAAGGATCCTTTTGATGACCCTTTCTTCACTCGTCCCTTCGGTGGCTTGTTTGGTTCTGACGTGTATAGCTCCGGTGCTCCTGCTGATAATTTGCAGCACGCAAACAGATCAAAGGGGCCAGTAATTGAAGAGCTAGACAGTGATGCTGAGGGAGAGCTGGAAAAGAAGCAGGAGAATGATGTTACTGATGCTACTTGGGCGAATAAGAACCCGCTTGTTGAGCACCCGGAGGATCAAGACAACG ACCATGGGAAGAGTAAAAGCAAAGCAAGAGAAGTTTCATTTAATACCAATCATAACAATGTAGAAGGGAATCGATCACATACTAGGAGTGCCAGCTTCCAAAGGGTGACTTATGGTGGCATTAATGGAGCATACTACACCGCGACGACTACACGCACTACAGGAAGTGACGGA GTAACACTGGAAGAGAGCAAACAAGCTGATAGAACAACTGGTCAAGCCACACACAGGATTTCCAGAGGAATTCAGGACAAG GGGCATTCAGTTACGAGGAAGCTTGACTCAGATGGTAAGGTCAACACAATGCAGACTCTACACAACTTAAATGAAG ATGAACTTCTGGGGTTTGAACAAGCTTGGAGAGGCAACACAGACAGGCTTTCGCATGGTGATCGATTTGATTTTCCTGGGAAGTCAG GAAAGATCGTAGGTGGCCATGGTCAACTGGCAGCTTGGGGAGGATTTCCGGATCCATTCAAAGAGCTTTCTGGGAGACATGGTATGCAGAGTTTTAATCGAAGTTTCCAGGCCCAGTCTTCCGGGGACAAACCCAAGAAAGTTGTCACAATCAACATTGAGTAA
- the LOC105171251 gene encoding uncharacterized protein LOC105171251 isoform X2, which yields MLTRVCFSLALPFPYIIIINQLQHHFTRTAKQGIVSNTMQRDREVRENSTTSGGPFVNSGDFGFRGSTFPSIFGGKDPFDDPFFTRPFGGLFGSDVYSSGAPADNLQHANRSKGPVIEELDSDAEGELEKKQENDVTDATWANKNPLVEHPEDQDNDHGKSKSKAREVSFNTNHNNVEGNRSHTRSASFQRVTYGGINGAYYTATTTRTTGSDGVTLEESKQADRTTGQATHRISRGIQDKGHSVTRKLDSDGKVNTMQTLHNLNEDELLGFEQAWRGNTDRLSHGDRFDFPGKSDRRWPWSTGSLGRISGSIQRAFWETWYAEF from the exons ATGTTAACACGTGTCTGCTTCTCTCTCGCCCTTCCTTTCCCATATATCATCATTATCAACCAACTTCAACATCATTTCACCCGAACCGCCAAACAG GGGATCGTAAGCAACACGATGCAGAGAGACAGAGAAGTTCGAGAGAATTCGACTACTTCGGGTGGTCCATTTGTTAATTCTGGTGATTTTGGTTTTCGTGGGAGCACGTTTCCAAGCATTTTTGGAGGGAAGGATCCTTTTGATGACCCTTTCTTCACTCGTCCCTTCGGTGGCTTGTTTGGTTCTGACGTGTATAGCTCCGGTGCTCCTGCTGATAATTTGCAGCACGCAAACAGATCAAAGGGGCCAGTAATTGAAGAGCTAGACAGTGATGCTGAGGGAGAGCTGGAAAAGAAGCAGGAGAATGATGTTACTGATGCTACTTGGGCGAATAAGAACCCGCTTGTTGAGCACCCGGAGGATCAAGACAACG ACCATGGGAAGAGTAAAAGCAAAGCAAGAGAAGTTTCATTTAATACCAATCATAACAATGTAGAAGGGAATCGATCACATACTAGGAGTGCCAGCTTCCAAAGGGTGACTTATGGTGGCATTAATGGAGCATACTACACCGCGACGACTACACGCACTACAGGAAGTGACGGA GTAACACTGGAAGAGAGCAAACAAGCTGATAGAACAACTGGTCAAGCCACACACAGGATTTCCAGAGGAATTCAGGACAAG GGGCATTCAGTTACGAGGAAGCTTGACTCAGATGGTAAGGTCAACACAATGCAGACTCTACACAACTTAAATGAAG ATGAACTTCTGGGGTTTGAACAAGCTTGGAGAGGCAACACAGACAGGCTTTCGCATGGTGATCGATTTGATTTTCCTGGGAAGTCAG ATCGTAGGTGGCCATGGTCAACTGGCAGCTTGGGGAGGATTTCCGGATCCATTCAAAGAGCTTTCTGGGAGACATGGTATGCAGAGTTTTAA
- the LOC105171269 gene encoding probable protein S-acyltransferase 14 — translation MYRSGAVMAWNVFKFCTALRGLGSIMILLVLGIVGVSYYAVVITSYGPGLAAGGLDSLLAFVVLVLFHCLLVMLLWSYFSVVFTDPGGVPPNWRPAVDEERGDSDPLTGTEFQADSENGRIRFCRKCNQLKPPRCHHCSVCGRCILKMDHHCVWVVNCVGALNYKYFLLFLFYTFLETTLVTLSLLPHFIAFFSDGDIPGTPGSLATTFLAFVLNLAFALSVMGFLIMHISLVTANTTTIEAYEKKTTPKWRYDLGRRRNFEQVFGMDKKYWFIPAYSEEDLRRIPALQGLEYPSKPDLDAQ, via the exons atgtatagaTCTGGAGCGGTGATGGCCTGGAACGTGTTCAAGTTCTGCACGGCTCTGAGGGGGCTAGGGTCGATCATGATACTGTTGGTTCTCGGCATCGTCGGCGTCAGCTATTATGCGGTGGTGATCACCAGTTACGGCCCTGGGCTCGCTGCCGGCGGCCTTGACTCGCTCCTCGCCTTCGTAGTTTTGGTCTTGTTTCATTGTCTG TTAGTGATGCTATTATGGAGTTATTTTTCAGTTGTATTTACGGACCCGGGTGGTGTGCCTCCAAATTGGCGGCCAGCCGTAGATGAAGAAAGAGGAGATAGTGACCCATTGACTGGAACTGAATTTCAAGCTGACTCAGAGAATGGTAGAATCCGTTTTTGTAGAAAGTGCAACCAGTTAAAACCACCCCGCTGTCATCACTGCTCTGTTT GTGGGAGGTGCATACTGAAGATGGACCATCATTGTGTTTGGGTTGTCAATTGTGTTGGGGCATTGAACTACAagtattttcttctcttcctg TTCTACACATTCCTCGAAACTACTCTTGTTACGCTATCATTACTGCCGCATTTTATTGCATTCTTTAGTGACGGAGATATCCCTGGGACTCCAGGAAGTCTTGCAACCACTTTTCTTGCCTTTG TGTTGAATTTGGCATTCGCTTTGAGCGTAATGGGGTTCCTGATTATGCACATATCACTGGTGACTGCCAACACCACAACCATCGAG GCTTATGAGAAGAAGACTACTCCAAAATGGCGTTATGATCTTGGACGGAGGAGAAACTTTGAGCAG GTGTTCGGGATGGATAAGAAGTACTGGTTTATCCCAGCTTACTCAGAAGAAGATTTACGACGAATTCCTGCCCTTCAGGGTCTTGAATATCCTTCAAAGCCTGACCTGGATGCTCAATAA
- the LOC105171274 gene encoding vestitone reductase-like isoform X1, with the protein MEEKGRVVCVTGGTGFVASWLIMRLLQHGYSVNTTGRPQSHSSVSGSTRDIGFLTNLPGASERLRVFTADLENPDSFAAAIEGCVGVFHVAHPLDYRNEETEETIIDKCIGATLGILTACVETKSVRRVVYTSSVSAVMFNDEVEGGAVLDEGWWSDVDYIRNEKFHGGSYYISKTLTERAALEFAEKHSLDLVTVNLTWTHGPFICPNWPLSVNSALAMMIRNEYQIQCFPNMPFVHIDDVASAHIFLFEYPEAKGRYICCAVEITIDKLYEFLSTQYPEKKISSADYCTNKAIKLVRFSSKKLLDAGFKYKYGLEEMFDEAIQCCRQKGFL; encoded by the exons ATGGAAGAGAAGGGAAGAGTAGTGTGTGTAACAGGTGGGACTGGATTCGTGGCTTCATGGCTTATCATGAGACTTCTTCAACATGGCTACTCTGTCAACACTACTGGTAGGCCCCAATCCCATTCTTCag TTTCAGGCAGCACGAGAGATATAGGCTTTCTAACGAACCTGCCGGGCGCATCGGAAAGGCTGCGTGTTTTCACGGCGGATCTTGAAAATCCAGACAGCTTTGCAGCAGCAATTGAAGGATGCGTGGGGGTGTTTCATGTCGCGCACCCACTCGACTACCGGAACGAAGAAACTGAAGAAACGATCATCGACAAGTGCATCGGAGCAACTCTAGGCATCCTGACTGCGTGCGTTGAGACGAAGAGCGTGAGGCGGGTCGTGTACACGTCTAGCGTGTCGGCGGTGATGTTCAACGACGAGGTTGAGGGAGGTGCAGTGCTTGACGAGGGCTGGTGGAGCGATGTTGATTATATTAGAAATGAGAAGTTTCATGGAGGCTCTTACTACATTTCCAAGACGCTTACTGAAAGGGCAGCTCTTGAATTTGCAGAGAAGCATTCGCTGGATCTTGTCACGGTGAACCTGACTTGGACTCATGGCCCCTTCATTTGTCCCAATTGGCCTTTGTCCGTCAACTCAGCACTGGCTATGATGATTA GAAACGAGTATCAAATCCAATGCTTTCCAAACATGCCTTTTGTCCACATCGACGATGTTGCAAGTGCGCACATATTCCTTTTTGAGTATCCAGAAGCCAAAGGGAGATACATTTGTTGTGCTGTTGAGATCACAATAGATAAGTTATATGAATTTCTTTCTACACAATATCCTGAGAAAAAGATATCGAGTGCAGA TTATTGCACTAACAAGGCAATAAAACTGgttagattttcatcaaaGAAACTATTGGATGCTGGTTTCAAGTACAAATATGGCCTGGAGGAGATGTTTGACGAAGCAATTCAATGTTGCAGACAGAAGGGCTTTCTCTGA
- the LOC105171274 gene encoding vestitone reductase-like isoform X2, with protein MEEKGRVVCVTGGTGFVASWLIMRLLQHGYSVNTTVSGSTRDIGFLTNLPGASERLRVFTADLENPDSFAAAIEGCVGVFHVAHPLDYRNEETEETIIDKCIGATLGILTACVETKSVRRVVYTSSVSAVMFNDEVEGGAVLDEGWWSDVDYIRNEKFHGGSYYISKTLTERAALEFAEKHSLDLVTVNLTWTHGPFICPNWPLSVNSALAMMIRNEYQIQCFPNMPFVHIDDVASAHIFLFEYPEAKGRYICCAVEITIDKLYEFLSTQYPEKKISSADYCTNKAIKLVRFSSKKLLDAGFKYKYGLEEMFDEAIQCCRQKGFL; from the exons ATGGAAGAGAAGGGAAGAGTAGTGTGTGTAACAGGTGGGACTGGATTCGTGGCTTCATGGCTTATCATGAGACTTCTTCAACATGGCTACTCTGTCAACACTACTG TTTCAGGCAGCACGAGAGATATAGGCTTTCTAACGAACCTGCCGGGCGCATCGGAAAGGCTGCGTGTTTTCACGGCGGATCTTGAAAATCCAGACAGCTTTGCAGCAGCAATTGAAGGATGCGTGGGGGTGTTTCATGTCGCGCACCCACTCGACTACCGGAACGAAGAAACTGAAGAAACGATCATCGACAAGTGCATCGGAGCAACTCTAGGCATCCTGACTGCGTGCGTTGAGACGAAGAGCGTGAGGCGGGTCGTGTACACGTCTAGCGTGTCGGCGGTGATGTTCAACGACGAGGTTGAGGGAGGTGCAGTGCTTGACGAGGGCTGGTGGAGCGATGTTGATTATATTAGAAATGAGAAGTTTCATGGAGGCTCTTACTACATTTCCAAGACGCTTACTGAAAGGGCAGCTCTTGAATTTGCAGAGAAGCATTCGCTGGATCTTGTCACGGTGAACCTGACTTGGACTCATGGCCCCTTCATTTGTCCCAATTGGCCTTTGTCCGTCAACTCAGCACTGGCTATGATGATTA GAAACGAGTATCAAATCCAATGCTTTCCAAACATGCCTTTTGTCCACATCGACGATGTTGCAAGTGCGCACATATTCCTTTTTGAGTATCCAGAAGCCAAAGGGAGATACATTTGTTGTGCTGTTGAGATCACAATAGATAAGTTATATGAATTTCTTTCTACACAATATCCTGAGAAAAAGATATCGAGTGCAGA TTATTGCACTAACAAGGCAATAAAACTGgttagattttcatcaaaGAAACTATTGGATGCTGGTTTCAAGTACAAATATGGCCTGGAGGAGATGTTTGACGAAGCAATTCAATGTTGCAGACAGAAGGGCTTTCTCTGA
- the LOC105171285 gene encoding vestitone reductase isoform X1 yields the protein MEEDDQKKKGRVCVTGGTGFVASWLIMKLLQVGYSVNTTMRPQSHSSGSKKDISYLKNLPGAQERLQVFPADLENPDSFEAAIEGCIGVFHVAHPIDFQETEEMITKKSVKGTLGILEACLKAKTVKRVVYTSSAFTVMFNNDGPDTVVDESSWTDVDYVRNANYFGASYSISKTLTERAALEFAEKHSLDLVSVIPTWVNGPFICPNIPGSVTGSLAMILGKENEVQYFNINPFVHIDDVASAHIFLFEYPEARGRYICSAVEITMDELYEFLSTRYPELKIFSPQSLDDNTLKFSSKKLLDAGFRYKYGLEEIFDQAIECCKQKGFL from the exons ATGGAAGAGGATGATCAGAAGAAGAAGGGAAGAGTGTGCGTCACAGGTGGAACTGGGTTTGTGGCGTCATGGCTTATAATGAAGCTTCTTCAAGTTGGCTATTCCGTCAACACTACTATGAGGCCCCAATCCCATTCTTCAG GCAGCAAGAAAGATATTAGCTACTTGAAGAACCTGCCAGGTGCACAGGAAAGACTGCAAGTTTTCCCTGCAGATCTTGAAAATCCAGATAGCTTTGAAGCAGCAATTGAAGGATGCATAGGAGTGTTTCATGTTGCTCATCCGATCGACTTCCAAGAAACTGAAGAAATGATCACCAAGAAGTCGGTTAAAGGAACTTTAGGCATTCTGGAGGCATGCCTTAAAGCAAAGACCGTGAAACGGGTTGTGTATACGTCTAGTGCATTTACTGTAATGTTCAACAACGATGGTCCAGACACTGTCGTGGACGAGAGCTCATGGACTGATGTAGATTATGTCAGAAATGCTAATTATTTTGGAGCTTCTTACAGCATTTCCAAGACACTTACTGAAAGGGCAGCTCTTGAATTCGCAGAAAAGCATTCATTGGATCTTGTCTCAGTGATCCCAACTTGGGTTAACGGCCCCTTCATCTGTCCTAACATCCCTGGCTCTGTTACCGGATCACTGGCTATGATTCTTG GAAAAGAGAACGAAGTCCAGTACTTCAATATTAATCCTTTTGTGCATATAGATGACGTTGCCAGTGCAcacatatttctttttgagTATCCAGAAGCCAGAGGGAGGTACATTTGCTCCGCTGTTGAAATCACAATGGATGAGTTATATGAGTTTCTTTCTACCCGGTATCCAGAGTTAAAGATATTTAGCCCACA ATCTTTAGATGataatacattaaaattttcatcgaAGAAACTGTTGGATGCTGGTTTCAGGTATAAATACGGACTCGAGGAAATATTTGATCAAGCAATCGAATGTTGCAAACAGAAGGGCTTTCTTTGA
- the LOC105171285 gene encoding vestitone reductase isoform X2: protein MEEDDQKKKGRVCVTGGTGFVASWLIMKLLQVGYSVNTTMRPQSHSSGSKKDISYLKNLPGAQERLQVFPADLENPDSFEAAIEGCIGVFHVAHPIDFQETEEMITKKSVKGTLGILEACLKAKTVKRVVYTSSAFTVMFNNDGPDTVVDESSWTDVDYVRNANYFGASYSISKTLTERAALEFAEKHSLDLVSVIPTWVNGPFICPNIPGSVTGSLAMILDIHIVLLCRKRERSPVLQY from the exons ATGGAAGAGGATGATCAGAAGAAGAAGGGAAGAGTGTGCGTCACAGGTGGAACTGGGTTTGTGGCGTCATGGCTTATAATGAAGCTTCTTCAAGTTGGCTATTCCGTCAACACTACTATGAGGCCCCAATCCCATTCTTCAG GCAGCAAGAAAGATATTAGCTACTTGAAGAACCTGCCAGGTGCACAGGAAAGACTGCAAGTTTTCCCTGCAGATCTTGAAAATCCAGATAGCTTTGAAGCAGCAATTGAAGGATGCATAGGAGTGTTTCATGTTGCTCATCCGATCGACTTCCAAGAAACTGAAGAAATGATCACCAAGAAGTCGGTTAAAGGAACTTTAGGCATTCTGGAGGCATGCCTTAAAGCAAAGACCGTGAAACGGGTTGTGTATACGTCTAGTGCATTTACTGTAATGTTCAACAACGATGGTCCAGACACTGTCGTGGACGAGAGCTCATGGACTGATGTAGATTATGTCAGAAATGCTAATTATTTTGGAGCTTCTTACAGCATTTCCAAGACACTTACTGAAAGGGCAGCTCTTGAATTCGCAGAAAAGCATTCATTGGATCTTGTCTCAGTGATCCCAACTTGGGTTAACGGCCCCTTCATCTGTCCTAACATCCCTGGCTCTGTTACCGGATCACTGGCTATGATTCTTG ACATACATATTGTGCTCTTGTGCAGGAAAAGAGAACGAAGTCCAGTACTTCAATATTAA
- the LOC105171290 gene encoding vestitone reductase isoform X3: MGEDDDDEKKKGRVCVTGGSGFVASWLIMRLLQHGYSVNTTVRSQSHTSASEAAAGSYTIKHHIMKLWHFGAIDSGSKKDISFLKSLPGASERLHVFTADLENPDSFAVAVDGCIGVFHVAHPIDFQNKETVETITNKSIGATLGILKACLKTKTVKRVVYTSSASTVMFNDKAAGAVLDEGSWSDVDYIKNGKHFGTSYFISKTLTERAALEFAEKHSLDLVSVIPTWIHGPFICTSCPGSVKSSLAMLIGNEGQIQYCENTPFVHTDDVASAHIFLFEYPEAKGSFLIDEGVKFTSLSSKKLLDTGFRYKYGLEEMFDEAIECCRQKGFI; this comes from the exons ATGGgagaggatgatgatgatgagaagaagaagggaaGAGTATGCGTGACGGGTGGAAGTGGATTTGTGGCTTCATGGCTTATCATGAGGCTTCTTCAACATGGCTATTCCGTCAACACCACTGTTAGGTCCCAATCCCACACCTCAGCCTCAG AAGCTGCAGCAGGCAGTTATACCATCAAGCACCATATCATGAAATTGTGGCATTTTGGTGCAATTGATTCAGGCAGTAAGAAAGACATCAGCTTCCTAAAAAGCCTGCCAGGTGCGTCAGAAAGACTACATGTATTCACGGCAGATCTTGAAAATCCAGATAGTTTTGCAGTAGCAGTTGACGGATGCATAGGAGTGTTCCATGTCGCTCACCCGATCGACTTCCAGAACAAGGAAACTGTAGAAACGATCACCAACAAATCCATTGGTGCAACTTTAGGCATCCTCAAGGCATGCCTTAAAACGAAGACTGTGAAGCGGGTTGTGTACACGTCTAGTGCATCGACAGTGATGTTCAACGACAAGGCTGCTGGAGCAGTGCTTGATGAGGGCTCGTGGAGTGATGTagattacataaaaaatgggAAGCATTTTGGAACTTCTTACTTTATTTCCAAGACACTGACTGAAAGGGCAGCTCTTGAATTTGCAGAAAAGCATTCGTTGGATCTTGTCTCGGTGATCCCGACTTGGATTCATGGCCCCTTCATTTGCACTAGCTGCCCTGGCTCAGTCAAATCATCACTGGCTATGCTCATCG GAAACGAGGGACAAATTCAATATTGTGAAAATACCCCTTTTGTGCACACAGATGATGTTGCAAGTGCACACATATTCCTTTTCGAGTATCCAGAAGCTAAAGGGAG CTTTTTAATTGATGAAGGAGTTAAATTCACTAGCCTATCATCAAAGAAACTGTTGGACACTGGTTTTAGGTATAAATATGGACTAGAGGAAATGTTTGATGAAGCAATTGAATGTTGCAGACAGAAaggttttatttga
- the LOC105171290 gene encoding vestitone reductase isoform X2 → MGEDDDDEKKKGRVCVTGGSGFVASWLIMRLLQHGYSVNTTVRSQSHTSASGSKKDISFLKSLPGASERLHVFTADLENPDSFAVAVDGCIGVFHVAHPIDFQNKETVETITNKSIGATLGILKACLKTKTVKRVVYTSSASTVMFNDKAAGAVLDEGSWSDVDYIKNGKHFGTSYFISKTLTERAALEFAEKHSLDLVSVIPTWIHGPFICTSCPGSVKSSLAMLIGNEGQIQYCENTPFVHTDDVASAHIFLFEYPEAKGRYICSAVEITVDKLHEFLSARYPEFKVLSADFLIDEGVKFTSLSSKKLLDTGFRYKYGLEEMFDEAIECCRQKGFI, encoded by the exons ATGGgagaggatgatgatgatgagaagaagaagggaaGAGTATGCGTGACGGGTGGAAGTGGATTTGTGGCTTCATGGCTTATCATGAGGCTTCTTCAACATGGCTATTCCGTCAACACCACTGTTAGGTCCCAATCCCACACCTCAGCCTCAG GCAGTAAGAAAGACATCAGCTTCCTAAAAAGCCTGCCAGGTGCGTCAGAAAGACTACATGTATTCACGGCAGATCTTGAAAATCCAGATAGTTTTGCAGTAGCAGTTGACGGATGCATAGGAGTGTTCCATGTCGCTCACCCGATCGACTTCCAGAACAAGGAAACTGTAGAAACGATCACCAACAAATCCATTGGTGCAACTTTAGGCATCCTCAAGGCATGCCTTAAAACGAAGACTGTGAAGCGGGTTGTGTACACGTCTAGTGCATCGACAGTGATGTTCAACGACAAGGCTGCTGGAGCAGTGCTTGATGAGGGCTCGTGGAGTGATGTagattacataaaaaatgggAAGCATTTTGGAACTTCTTACTTTATTTCCAAGACACTGACTGAAAGGGCAGCTCTTGAATTTGCAGAAAAGCATTCGTTGGATCTTGTCTCGGTGATCCCGACTTGGATTCATGGCCCCTTCATTTGCACTAGCTGCCCTGGCTCAGTCAAATCATCACTGGCTATGCTCATCG GAAACGAGGGACAAATTCAATATTGTGAAAATACCCCTTTTGTGCACACAGATGATGTTGCAAGTGCACACATATTCCTTTTCGAGTATCCAGAAGCTAAAGGGAGGTACATTTGTTCCGCTGTTGAAATTACAGTAGATAAGTTACATGAGTTTCTTTCCGCTCGATATCCTGAGTTCAAAGTATTGAGTGCAGA CTTTTTAATTGATGAAGGAGTTAAATTCACTAGCCTATCATCAAAGAAACTGTTGGACACTGGTTTTAGGTATAAATATGGACTAGAGGAAATGTTTGATGAAGCAATTGAATGTTGCAGACAGAAaggttttatttga
- the LOC105171290 gene encoding vestitone reductase isoform X1, producing the protein MGEDDDDEKKKGRVCVTGGSGFVASWLIMRLLQHGYSVNTTVRSQSHTSASEAAAGSYTIKHHIMKLWHFGAIDSGSKKDISFLKSLPGASERLHVFTADLENPDSFAVAVDGCIGVFHVAHPIDFQNKETVETITNKSIGATLGILKACLKTKTVKRVVYTSSASTVMFNDKAAGAVLDEGSWSDVDYIKNGKHFGTSYFISKTLTERAALEFAEKHSLDLVSVIPTWIHGPFICTSCPGSVKSSLAMLIGNEGQIQYCENTPFVHTDDVASAHIFLFEYPEAKGRYICSAVEITVDKLHEFLSARYPEFKVLSADFLIDEGVKFTSLSSKKLLDTGFRYKYGLEEMFDEAIECCRQKGFI; encoded by the exons ATGGgagaggatgatgatgatgagaagaagaagggaaGAGTATGCGTGACGGGTGGAAGTGGATTTGTGGCTTCATGGCTTATCATGAGGCTTCTTCAACATGGCTATTCCGTCAACACCACTGTTAGGTCCCAATCCCACACCTCAGCCTCAG AAGCTGCAGCAGGCAGTTATACCATCAAGCACCATATCATGAAATTGTGGCATTTTGGTGCAATTGATTCAGGCAGTAAGAAAGACATCAGCTTCCTAAAAAGCCTGCCAGGTGCGTCAGAAAGACTACATGTATTCACGGCAGATCTTGAAAATCCAGATAGTTTTGCAGTAGCAGTTGACGGATGCATAGGAGTGTTCCATGTCGCTCACCCGATCGACTTCCAGAACAAGGAAACTGTAGAAACGATCACCAACAAATCCATTGGTGCAACTTTAGGCATCCTCAAGGCATGCCTTAAAACGAAGACTGTGAAGCGGGTTGTGTACACGTCTAGTGCATCGACAGTGATGTTCAACGACAAGGCTGCTGGAGCAGTGCTTGATGAGGGCTCGTGGAGTGATGTagattacataaaaaatgggAAGCATTTTGGAACTTCTTACTTTATTTCCAAGACACTGACTGAAAGGGCAGCTCTTGAATTTGCAGAAAAGCATTCGTTGGATCTTGTCTCGGTGATCCCGACTTGGATTCATGGCCCCTTCATTTGCACTAGCTGCCCTGGCTCAGTCAAATCATCACTGGCTATGCTCATCG GAAACGAGGGACAAATTCAATATTGTGAAAATACCCCTTTTGTGCACACAGATGATGTTGCAAGTGCACACATATTCCTTTTCGAGTATCCAGAAGCTAAAGGGAGGTACATTTGTTCCGCTGTTGAAATTACAGTAGATAAGTTACATGAGTTTCTTTCCGCTCGATATCCTGAGTTCAAAGTATTGAGTGCAGA CTTTTTAATTGATGAAGGAGTTAAATTCACTAGCCTATCATCAAAGAAACTGTTGGACACTGGTTTTAGGTATAAATATGGACTAGAGGAAATGTTTGATGAAGCAATTGAATGTTGCAGACAGAAaggttttatttga